The genomic region GGCGGCGGTCCCGCGTTTCCTGCAGGGCGGAAACGCCGTCGAATGAGGGAAGAGAGTAATCCGCGAGGATGATGTCGTACTTCGCCGCCTCCAAAGCCGTCAGGAAGCCGTCACGCGTGTCGACGCGCGTCACGCGGCACTGGTAATCGCCTTCTTCCAAAGCGGCGAGAATCAGTTCCGCGTCCAGCGGCTCATCTTCCAGATGGAGTACGGTCAGCTGCGGCATGAGAGCTTTCGTGATCGGTCCGCGACCTTAGCTTCGCACGGCGCCGGGCGGCGGTTCGTTGATGACGGCCCAGAACAGTCCGAGTTTCTTGAGCGCGCCGACAAAGTCCGTGAAGTCGACGGGCTTGACGACGTAGGCGTTGACGCCCATATCGTAGCTCGCCACGAGGTCGACTTCCTCGCGGGAGCTGGTCAGCATAACGACCGGGATCGACTTCATCGCCGGATCGCTCTTGAGCTTCTTGAGCACTTCAAGGCCATCGACCTTGGGCAGCTTGAGATCGAGCAGCACGACCGCCGGGTGCCCCTCGGCGCGCATCTTGTAGACGCCGCGCCGGTAGAGGTAATCAAGGGCTTCTTCGCCGTCGCGCGCCACCACCACTTCGTTCGCCAGATGGTTCTCCTCCAGCGCGGCGAAGGTCAATTCAATATCGTTCGCATTGTCTTCCACGAGAAGGATGCGCTTCAGTTCCGCCATCGTTAATTCTCCTTGACCGTATTCGGGAGTGAAAATGAGAAGGTCGCGCCCTCGCCGAGCCGCCCCTCCGCCCAGGCCCGCCCGCCGTGCCGGCTGACGATGCGCCGGATCTGCGCCAGGCCGATGCCCGTTCCCTCGAACTCTTCCTTGCCGTGCAGGCGCTGGAACACGCCGAACAGCTTATCGACATAACGCATATCGAAGCCCACGCCATTGTCGGCGATATGAAAGATCGTCTCCGCCGGCGTCGTCTCGCCCCGGATCTCGATCACGGCGCGCTCGCGCGTTTTGGAATACTTGATGGCGTTGCCGATCAGGTTCTGCCAAACCAGGCGCAGCATGGCGGGATCGCCGGTCACCGGCGGCAGCGGCGCGATCTTCCATTCGATGTCGCGTCCTTCGGTCTCGATCTCCATTTGACGGCGCACATCCTCAACGATTTGTTCCATGTTCGCCGCCGAAAAACGCATCTCGGCGCGGCCCATGCGCGAAAATGTCAGCAGATCGTCCACGAGGTTGCCCGCGTGCGCCGCCGATTCTCGAATCGTCTTGATATAGCGCTGCGAGCTGGCGTCCAGCTGATCCGCCGATTTCTTTTGCAGCAGGTCCGCGAAGCCGCTGATGTGCCGGAGCGGCGCGCGCAGATCGTGCGAAACGGAGTAGGAGAACGCCTCCAGTTCTTTGTTCGCTTCCTGAAGGAGCGCGGTCCGCTCCTCCACGCGCTGCTCCAGCTCGGCGTTGGCCGCCCGCACTTCCCGTTCGGCGCTTCGTCGTTCGGCGAGATATTTGTTGACGTACCCCGTGGCGACCGCGACCAGCATCAGCGCGATGCAAAACCCGCCGCCGACCCACAGCAGCGCGCGCTCCCCAGCAATCTCCGCGCTCCGGGTCCGCGCTCCCAATTGGCTGCGCTCCTCGGAGAGCATCTCGCGCGTCGTCGCGCGGATCTGGTCCATCAGGTCCTTGCCGCGATTGCTGCGCACTTCCGCCAGCGCGGCGGCGGAGTTTGAGGATTGCTGCAATTCGATCGTTTGCCGCAGCTCCGCCAGTTTCTCTGCGCTGAGCGTTTCCAGCGTCTCCAGCCGGCGCTCCTGGGCGGCGTCGCCCTTCACGAGCAGCCGCAGCTGCTCGATATGCTGCTGAAGCGAGGCCGTTCCGGATTGATAGGGGGCGAGATACTGTGGGTCGTTGGTCAGCAAAAATCCGCGCTGCCCGGTTTCGGCGTCCTTGAGGTCCGACAGGACAGAGCGGGTCGTGTCCACCACCGCGAAGCTATGGTTGATATCACGGTCGTTCGCCAGGAAGCGCTGGGTGGAGGTGTAGGAGAGGAGTCCGATCATCGCCAAAACCACCAGGGTCAGCGCCAGGCTGACCGTTGCGGCTTTGTCTGAGGCTTGGCGTAGTGGCGTGGTGTCGGAACTCATAAAGGATATGCGCGGGACCGACGGTCTTTCCCGGCCATTATCCCGTTAGCATACCCGGAAAGCCGATGGCCCGGCAAGCATTTCCTGAGTATTCGCCCGGAAGTTTCTTGTGGCGTGCGTATCCGCATGCGCCGGCGAAATCTATATCGATTGTTTCTATGCTTGTCTGCTTAAAATCACCGGCAGACAGAGGAGATAGAGCGCTGCTCCTCCCATCCAGACCAGCCCGGGAAACGTGGCGCGCGATGCGAAATAGACCGTGCTGATCAGCAGCGGTCCGACGATTGAGGCAAGGCTTGTCATGCTGCTCAGTACTCCCTGTAAGCGTCCCTGATGATCATCTCCCACTTGCCCTGAGAGCAGGGACTGCAAGGACGGCGCGCCAATCCCTCCCAGGCAGAACAGCGGCAGCAGCAGAAAGGCCATCCAGCCCTGAGTCGCGAGCGCGATCAGCACATACGCCGTGCTGTCCGCGGCGATGCCGATCAGAAGCGCCTTACGCTCACCCCAGCGTTCGGCGGCAGAGCCCGAGATAAACGCCTGGACAAGCGTGTGAAATAGTCCAAAGCCGGCCAGCGAAAGGCCGATTGTCAGCGAATTCCAGGCAAATCTGTCCACGCCATACAGCACCCAGATCGTCCCTCCGACTTCGCCCACAAGCCCGAACACGACATACGCTCCCAGAAGCGGCAGCAGAGCCGGAAAGGTAAACGCCCAGCGCAGCGGCGTCAGCGGATTGAACGCTCCCGATGCGCCCGCGCCGCTATCGGCCTGCCGGGATTCGCGCAGCACGAACAGCGCCAGCAATAGATTGAGACCGTTGAGGCCCGCCGCCGCTAAAAATGGCGCTCGAACCCAGATCTCTCCCAGCAGACCGCCGATCACCGGCCCGGCGATAAAGCCCAAGCCGAAACATGCCGATAATTGGCCGAAGCGCCTTGTCCGCTGATCTTCGGGCGTAATGTCCGTGACATAAGCCGACGCCACCGCCATGCTTGCGCCCGTAATTCCGGAGATCGCTCGACCGAGAAATAATAGCGGCAGAGACGGCGCCAGCGCCATAAACAGATAGTCGATGAATGCGCCCGACAGCGACAGCAGCAGCACCGGTCGTCTGCCCACGCGGTCGCTCAAGGCGCCCAGGATCGGCGAGAAGATAAACTGCATCAGCGCATACATGGAGAGAAAAGCCCCAAAGCGCCAGCCAAGCTGACTTGTATGCCCGACATCACGCAGGAGTCTCGGAATAATCGGCATCGTCAAACCGATCCCCATCGCATCCAGCGTCACCGTCGCCAGCACTGCCGCCAACGCCTTTTTCATCACAAAACCCTTTTTCGCACATCGTCCGCGCGCACATCGTAAACGCGCTCCCAAGGCGTCATCAATCGATCCCGCCGCTCGGCGACCGCGTTTCCGCTTTGCTCGTGGACAAAATCCGTAATATCCTCGATCCCAACGACCCAGTCGTCCACATAACGCGCCAGTGTGTCTCCCCGCAAGCCCAGCTGCACCGCCCGCCGCTCCAGCTTTTCGCCCATCGGTCCATGGTCTGGATCCCACTGCATCACCACATCCGAATCCCGAGACGCCGTCCGCCACTGCTCCTCATTCTCGTAAACCCCCTCCACATAAGCCGAGTGCACAGCATGCGCCAGGATCTCCTCAAACCCCTCCCGAGTCAGTCGAATCGCCAGCACCCGCTCCTGCCTCTCCTTCGTCGCCCACCCACAGCGATACATCATCCAAAGAAAATTCGGCTTGATCCAGGTCATCCGGTCCCGTTTAAACCCGCCGCCCAGCCGTCCCCGCGCCGCCGCATAACGCGCGATCGACGGCGTGTACGCCTGATAAACAACGATCGAATCCTCGTCGTACTGCGCCATGATATGGCGCCCGGAAGCGGGCCACGCGCCCGCCTGTTCTCGATAGGGTTTGGTGATTAATGGCATATCGTTCTTTATCGTCATGCGGCGGGCGATTGCTCAGCGGTGAGGCGTTTCTCGATAGTGGCGGGAGTGAATTGTGCTCGGCCAGGTACACTTATTCAAGCGCAAAAGCTTAAGTTTGCGAAGTAGAGCAGGCGAAACCGGCTGCCGGTCACGCGTCTGGTGATTCATCTCTTAATAGGAACAACCATGGAGCTTCGCGCAATTTTGACGCCGCCACTGTTCTACGAAGATCAGGCTCGGCGTCTGATCGGTCTCGCGGACGAAATTATCGCTCATCTCAGCGCTGGGAGAAACCCGGACAAACTCATTGAGACGTTCAATGAGCTGTCGGCGGGCAGCTACGGGGAGCGCGATTTTCATGGCGTCGCCGAGGGTGAGGGCGTGAGGGAATTCATTCGTGAGGTCCTTACGCCGGGCGCGCCATGGGTGATGGATATCTCCCGCGAAGAATATTTGGAGATCATACGCCGCATCGCCAGCGCGGATTACGATGATGCTCAGACGCTGTACTGGCTGGACCTGCTGAATCGCAACCTGTCGCACCCCGCGATTTCTGATGTCATCTTCCGAGAAGGCAATACGACCGAAGAGGCGCTGGATAAGATGCAGACGCACAAGCCGATTGCGCTCTGAAGTTCTTGCGGCGACCATGCTTGACATCTGAACGGTCACATGCTAAACTTTTTTGGTTACTGAGGTCAGTAGTATCAACCACGGCGCCAAGCACGACAAATGACGGCTGAACTGTTTGTTGTAAAACAATCATGCTCCGAAAGGTTTTTATGATGATCCATCCCAAGCGCTTCGGCGCTGCGCTCGCCCTGACGGCGGGCGCGTTTTTGTGCGCCCTTCATCCCGCGCACGCCCAAACCACGGTCTTCAGCTCCTTTGGACCGGGAAACACGTTTAATGCGGGCGCCGGCTTTTATGAGTCGGTCAACGACAGTCAAGGCGCGGAATTTACGGTTTCCACGTCGGGGCAGCTCGCTTCCGTGACGGTCGCCGTCAGTAACATCTCCGGGACGAACGGCGCCCATTTCTATCTTACCGACAGCGCCGCCAATCTTGGGAATACGGGCGCCGCCCTGGAGAGCTTTACGTTTACCCATTTGACTCCTCTGGGGACGTCCTTTACTCCGCTCGTCAGCCTTTCCAGCCAGCATCCATTTCTGACCACGGGCCAAACCTATTACCTTTACGAATACGAAACCGGCGATTCCGTGAACGCGTTCGATCTCAATACCGCCGGGGTGAGCGGAACCTCCTGGAGCAGTATCGATGGGGGCGCTTATACGTCCGGCACAGGGAGCGACTTTCCCGCCTTCAGTGTCCAGATCGCCGCCGCTGCTGTTCCGGAGCCGTCCACGCTCGCCGTGCTGGCCGTCGCCGGCCTGGGACTCGGACTGCTGATGTTCAAGAGCCGCACGCGCAAGACCGCGTGACCGCTCGGCGTACTGAGATGGGGCGCAGGCATCACGCCTGCGCCCATTTTTTGTCTGGAGCGTGGCTCGAAAACAGGCATACAAGAGCAAGGCGCGATTGCAACAAAGATACGCCGCGTGTGTCTCGAACTCGTGAGCGGCGACGGATGCAGGCGCTTTAACGCACGAAGTAATGCCAGGTGTATTTCAAATCCAGGCACTGCTTGGGCGTCATCTTCACCGTCCAGCTGGCTTTGCCAATTCCATTGAAGTGATTCCACCATTCCTGGCTGCTGATCGGCGGCGCGTCTTCGCTGTCGAGGGTGCTGAGTTGTTCGACTTTGCCGGGAGCGCTCGCCGTATCCAGCATGCCGAGCACCTGCCTTGTGACCTCCAGGTTGATCTCCTGATTTTCGTAGTTGGTGATGGTCAGCATGCCGGCGATGTCCACGCGGTCGTAGCTGACGCCCGCCCAGGTCGCGGCGTTGGCTGTGCGCTTGGCTTCCTTGCTGTTTTTGAAGACTTTGACGTTGATCGCCGGCGTCAGCGGCAGGTCGGTCGTTCCGCCGATAGCGGCGTAGGACATGAGGCCCTGCGCGATCAGGCGTCCATCGCGCAGCACCAGCGCGGGCGCGGTGGTGAGCGGCGCGTTGTTGCTGTTGACGAGGCGGATCTTGTGCATGACCGGAGAGGCGTCCACCAGTTTCGGCTCATTATTATTTCCGTAGTTGTTGAAGCCGTAGTTGCTGTTGAGGTAGGGGCGCACCTCCAGCGGCGGAACGGCGGGGAGATCGAGTGTGTAAACGTCGGAGTAGGGGATGGTGTAATCGCTGATCGGGACGACCATGCGCTCGCCCTTTTTCAGCGTGATATGCGAGACGGTGAAGACAAAGAGGTCTTCATTCCCCGCCGCGCCCGTGACGGCGGGACCCGACGGCTCCGCCTGGCTTGCGTCTGAGACAGCGCGATAGGCGCTCTGTGAGGCGAGAGCATTGGAGAACGCGTAGCCCATACGCGCGCCGCCGCTTGGACTGAAGAGGGGCGAGAGCTTGGCGGCGGTATCCTGAAGGGCGATGGGATCGACGCTGCCGGCCATCGCAAAGGTGGGCGCGCCGATGACGAGGTTGACGGTGACGTCGTTCAAGTCGATCATCTCGTTCGCGAGCGTCGCTTCCAGCTGGACATGCGCGCGCCCCTTGCCGTCCAGATCGATCTTGTAACTGGGCAGCCACCGGATACCTTTCTCCAGGTAAACCATGCCGACCTGCGCTTTATCCGCGTGGCCGCCGCTCCAGCTGAGATGCATCGTGAGACTGCGCCGCTCGATGTCGTCGCTCACTTCCGGATGAAAATCGCCTTTGAACGACACGCTCTGGATCCGATCGATCGGAAACGCCAGCGTTCCTCCGGCGGCCTGCTTCAACAGGACGATCGACGGCGTTAAGGGCGGGGGAAGAATACGCTCACCGGAGATATTGTCGCTCATCGGCTCTGGCCGTGGGGCGTGGGGGATGCCGATCACGACGGCGTCGAACGTGTTATTGCTCGTGTCGGTGATCTGGACGCTCGCGCCGGGGTTGGCGTCGAGCATCTCCCGAATCGTCGTGGCTGTGCGCGCCGTCGTGGCGGGGCGCTCGCTGGCGACCACCGAAGTCAGCTTGACGTGCGTGTCGCCGGAGTAGGGCCAGAACGTTCCCAGCACCGGGATGGGAAGCTCGTCGAGCGCCACGTTGCCGGCTACGTCCGTCGCCGCCGATCCCTCGCGCAGCAAAAACGCATGCCCGTCTTTGAAGACGGTGATTTCCCGAACGGGAAGTTTCGTGAGCGGTGTCGCCTCCGGAGCCGCCGCGAGGCTGGGCGCGCAGAGGACGGCGCAGAGTGTCAGGCATTGCAGGAATGAGTGCTTGATCATGGGTTTCTCTCCTGAAAATCGTCTCCGCCGGGGCGTCGGCGAAGACGGCTGTTGGCGTCTCTGACCCTTGCGCCGCTTTGTTCCTTCATGAAACGCCTGCAAGGCCGCGTCCGGCGGGAAACATGCTTCTTCGCCGTGTAAGGTATCATCCATATGATATGCGCTTCGGGCGCAGCAACACTGGATTGCTGGAGAGTGTTATGACCATCCGATATTTGCTGCTTGCAATCTGTCTTGTGCTTGCCCCGGTCTCGATCCGCGCGGATGCGGGCGACGGGTCGCCGCCCGCCAGCGCCCAGGCGGCCGCTGAAGAGAAGTTCCAGGCCGGAGTCGCGCTTCAAAAGCAGGGAATGTCCTCGCAGGCGATCTCGCTGTTTCAGGACGCCATCACCCTGGCGCCGGATATGGCGGAGGCGCATGCGAGCCTGGGCCAGGCGCTCGCCGACGCGGGAAGCCCCACCCAGGCCGAAACCGAGCTGCGCACGGCGATCCGCCTGAACCCCGGCGATGGAGAATACCACCGCGCGCTCGGCGCCGTTCTTATCGACTCCGGACATCTGCCGGAAGCGATCGATGAGCTCAAGCTGGCCGCCCACGCCCTGCCCAAAGACGGGGCCGCGCGCGCCGGACTTGGCCGCGCGCTGGCGCGCCAGGGCGATTACGACGGCGCCACGATCCAACTGCGCGAAGCCATCAAACTGGACCCGAAGAACGCCGACGCCCATTTCGATCTCGGCAACGTCTATAGCGCCCAGGAATACTACGAAGAAGCGATGACGGAGTACCGCGCCGCGCTCAAACTCAAGCCTTCGAATATTATCATCCGGGACACCATTGGCAACGTGCTCGCCCTGCAAGGCGAATACCACGAAGCCATCGCCATCCACCGCCAGACCGTCAAAGCCGCGCCCGACTACGCCGCCGGCCACTACCACCTCGGCAGCACCCTGCTCTGCGTCTGGCGCGTCCAGGAAGCCATCCCCGAACTGCGCGCCGCCCTCCGCCTCGACCCCGACCTCCTGCGCGCCCGCCTCAATCTCGGCCAGGCGCTCTACTTGCTCGGCAAGAAAAAAGACGCCCGCGCCGAATGGACAACCGTCGCGGCGCAGGGGACGGGACAAATTAAAGACCAAGCGGAGACTTTTTTGAAAGAAAAGAAGTAAAACACGAATTCCGCGATATGATAATGAATATGCATCGCGAGATAACAGCGCCATGAAGATACAAATCAAATCGCTACGCGCCGTCAACATCGGCCCGCTCAAAGACGTCACCCTGGACTTCACCGATTCCAGCGGCGCCCCCCGCCAAAACACCCTCCTTGGCGGCGCCAATGGCAACGGCAAAACCACGGTGCTGGAGTTGATTTTTGGTCTGGCGGAAAGTCTGGATCCAGCTGTGACCTATAAGAACGCTACTCTTCTAAAACGCGTTCGGGATACAGCTGATCAGTACGCACAGCTTGATTTGGTTATTGACGGCGAGCCGTTTAGTGTGTTTTATGGGGAAAAGCCTTATGACGCACAGTTGCCTTTGCAGTATATTGGTGAAGAGACTGAAGGGCATCTTTGGCTAAAAGATAATCCTCATACTCGCTATGGGGATAGTGAGCAAGGAAATAACTTAGATAGTCTGAATCGATATTTCTATTTGCGACAAGAAATAGAACGATCCAATAATAAGCTGTTAACATTTGCCCGTGGAGAAAGAACAAAGGCGGCGGGAGTGTTGAATCTGCCAACATTTCTCTATTTTCCCCATAGTCGCCAACTGATACCGAGCCAAGGCGAAAATGTTCAGCGCGAAGAGACACATTTTGAATGGGCTCATCGTTATGAAACGATTGCGACATTTTCAGGATCACTTAGTAGCTATTTAATTTGGCTGGAATATGCGGAGCCGGAAGAGTTTCGTATGGTCGCAGATTTTCTCAGCGAACAATTTCAAGGGAAGCTCTTTGGGGTTAATCGAAGAGAGTTGAAGGCGATTGTCACTTTGAGTAGCGGCCAAGTCCATAATGTCGAAGATTTGAGTTCTGGTGAGCAGAATTTACTCATATTACTCTTGGAGCTTCGTCGTCGCCTTTTGCCGGACAGTATTGTGATGATAGACGAAATTGAGAATAGCCTACACCCTGCATTTCAATACAAGATTGGTTTGGCGTTGAAGAAGTTGCAGGAAGAAATTCCGTTCCAATTGATCGTAACTTCTCATGCGCCCGCGTTCTTGGAAATCATTGGGGCGGAAAATACGTTATTACTACCTGACCCGCAAATTTATGACACGGATCATCAAGCCGCAGCCTGAAACTGCTCCTGACATATATGAAACCGGTAACCGGATTGTTGTTCTGGTGGAGGGCAAAGATGATGTTACCGTTTTCAAGAAACTGTTCTTTGATCGTCTCTCGGAAATTGCGTTCCGGGCAGTCGGCGGTGATAAGAACCTGGAAGGCGAGATCGAACTGCTACGGGGTGAGAAGCTGCCTGGCAAAGTGTTTGGTATTCGAGACCGAGACTTTCGCAGCGATGAAGAGGTAAAGGCATCTCTGGACGAACCGGATTCGATACTCTTTACGTTGGGTAGATACTGCATCGAGAATTATCTGCTGGAGCCGAGGGCGGTTTTGCAGGTGCTGGACGATGTATTGAATGAGAGTTGTCCGTGGTCTTCCGTGGAAGAAACCGATGCGTTCTTGTTACAGCTTTGCTCGGAGTTGTGCCTGATGATGGCGGCGAATTGGGTTTTGCGTGAGGCTGGTCTCTATGCCCGCAGCTTCACCCTTGGCGATCAGGCGAGCGAGAAGGAAGTCATTGTTGAGCGAACAGCACGGCATCTCGGGAAGTTGAGACCTGAAACTCGGATAGCAATCGAAGAGAAAGAATCGAGTATTTTGGAGCGGCTGCATTCGATCGATACAGCCTACACGCGCATCAATGGAAAGCATTTGCTGCATCGTCTCCACCTCGGCGCCATGGAAATCGGTTTGGGCGTCCAGAAAACGTCGTTTTTTAACCTGCTGCTCGCACAGATCAAGCAGCAAAATCTCATCCACGCGGATTTGCGCGAAATTGTCGAGCAAAAAATATTAGCTGGGAGTTGAAGGCGGCAAACGTTGCATATGTCAAAGAGTGTATAGAACTCGCTCATTTAGGACTGTGCATGCCGGTGATTATGATAGGGCCAAATGGTGAAGAGCTGATGGAACCGACAATAGCGCCCTGCGTGGCGCGGCGGTCGGCGGGATCCGAGGACATCGACGCCGCTCTGGCGATGCGATGTCGCGACGGA from Capsulimonas corticalis harbors:
- a CDS encoding AAA family ATPase, coding for MKIQIKSLRAVNIGPLKDVTLDFTDSSGAPRQNTLLGGANGNGKTTVLELIFGLAESLDPAVTYKNATLLKRVRDTADQYAQLDLVIDGEPFSVFYGEKPYDAQLPLQYIGEETEGHLWLKDNPHTRYGDSEQGNNLDSLNRYFYLRQEIERSNNKLLTFARGERTKAAGVLNLPTFLYFPHSRQLIPSQGENVQREETHFEWAHRYETIATFSGSLSSYLIWLEYAEPEEFRMVADFLSEQFQGKLFGVNRRELKAIVTLSSGQVHNVEDLSSGEQNLLILLLELRRRLLPDSIVMIDEIENSLHPAFQYKIGLALKKLQEEIPFQLIVTSHAPAFLEIIGAENTLLLPDPQIYDTDHQAAA
- a CDS encoding PEP-CTERM sorting domain-containing protein, whose product is MMIHPKRFGAALALTAGAFLCALHPAHAQTTVFSSFGPGNTFNAGAGFYESVNDSQGAEFTVSTSGQLASVTVAVSNISGTNGAHFYLTDSAANLGNTGAALESFTFTHLTPLGTSFTPLVSLSSQHPFLTTGQTYYLYEYETGDSVNAFDLNTAGVSGTSWSSIDGGAYTSGTGSDFPAFSVQIAAAAVPEPSTLAVLAVAGLGLGLLMFKSRTRKTA
- the tet gene encoding Tet(A)/Tet(B)/Tet(C) family tetracycline efflux MFS transporter, whose protein sequence is MKKALAAVLATVTLDAMGIGLTMPIIPRLLRDVGHTSQLGWRFGAFLSMYALMQFIFSPILGALSDRVGRRPVLLLSLSGAFIDYLFMALAPSLPLLFLGRAISGITGASMAVASAYVTDITPEDQRTRRFGQLSACFGLGFIAGPVIGGLLGEIWVRAPFLAAAGLNGLNLLLALFVLRESRQADSGAGASGAFNPLTPLRWAFTFPALLPLLGAYVVFGLVGEVGGTIWVLYGVDRFAWNSLTIGLSLAGFGLFHTLVQAFISGSAAERWGERKALLIGIAADSTAYVLIALATQGWMAFLLLPLFCLGGIGAPSLQSLLSGQVGDDHQGRLQGVLSSMTSLASIVGPLLISTVYFASRATFPGLVWMGGAALYLLCLPVILSRQA
- a CDS encoding DUF4435 domain-containing protein codes for the protein MTRIIKPQPETAPDIYETGNRIVVLVEGKDDVTVFKKLFFDRLSEIAFRAVGGDKNLEGEIELLRGEKLPGKVFGIRDRDFRSDEEVKASLDEPDSILFTLGRYCIENYLLEPRAVLQVLDDVLNESCPWSSVEETDAFLLQLCSELCLMMAANWVLREAGLYARSFTLGDQASEKEVIVERTARHLGKLRPETRIAIEEKESSILERLHSIDTAYTRINGKHLLHRLHLGAMEIGLGVQKTSFFNLLLAQIKQQNLIHADLREIVEQKILAGS
- a CDS encoding DUF4291 domain-containing protein gives rise to the protein MPLITKPYREQAGAWPASGRHIMAQYDEDSIVVYQAYTPSIARYAAARGRLGGGFKRDRMTWIKPNFLWMMYRCGWATKERQERVLAIRLTREGFEEILAHAVHSAYVEGVYENEEQWRTASRDSDVVMQWDPDHGPMGEKLERRAVQLGLRGDTLARYVDDWVVGIEDITDFVHEQSGNAVAERRDRLMTPWERVYDVRADDVRKRVL
- a CDS encoding tetratricopeptide repeat protein, which produces MTIRYLLLAICLVLAPVSIRADAGDGSPPASAQAAAEEKFQAGVALQKQGMSSQAISLFQDAITLAPDMAEAHASLGQALADAGSPTQAETELRTAIRLNPGDGEYHRALGAVLIDSGHLPEAIDELKLAAHALPKDGAARAGLGRALARQGDYDGATIQLREAIKLDPKNADAHFDLGNVYSAQEYYEEAMTEYRAALKLKPSNIIIRDTIGNVLALQGEYHEAIAIHRQTVKAAPDYAAGHYHLGSTLLCVWRVQEAIPELRAALRLDPDLLRARLNLGQALYLLGKKKDARAEWTTVAAQGTGQIKDQAETFLKEKK
- a CDS encoding sensor histidine kinase, with amino-acid sequence MSSDTTPLRQASDKAATVSLALTLVVLAMIGLLSYTSTQRFLANDRDINHSFAVVDTTRSVLSDLKDAETGQRGFLLTNDPQYLAPYQSGTASLQQHIEQLRLLVKGDAAQERRLETLETLSAEKLAELRQTIELQQSSNSAAALAEVRSNRGKDLMDQIRATTREMLSEERSQLGARTRSAEIAGERALLWVGGGFCIALMLVAVATGYVNKYLAERRSAEREVRAANAELEQRVEERTALLQEANKELEAFSYSVSHDLRAPLRHISGFADLLQKKSADQLDASSQRYIKTIRESAAHAGNLVDDLLTFSRMGRAEMRFSAANMEQIVEDVRRQMEIETEGRDIEWKIAPLPPVTGDPAMLRLVWQNLIGNAIKYSKTRERAVIEIRGETTPAETIFHIADNGVGFDMRYVDKLFGVFQRLHGKEEFEGTGIGLAQIRRIVSRHGGRAWAEGRLGEGATFSFSLPNTVKEN
- a CDS encoding response regulator: MAELKRILLVEDNANDIELTFAALEENHLANEVVVARDGEEALDYLYRRGVYKMRAEGHPAVVLLDLKLPKVDGLEVLKKLKSDPAMKSIPVVMLTSSREEVDLVASYDMGVNAYVVKPVDFTDFVGALKKLGLFWAVINEPPPGAVRS